A genomic segment from Nocardiopsis sp. Huas11 encodes:
- a CDS encoding aspartate kinase yields MALIVQKYGGSSVADAEAIKRVAQRIVAQKKAGYDVVVVVSAMGDTTDELLDLAEQVSPMPPARELDMLVTAGERMSMALVAMAIENLGYEARSFTGSQAGVITTSLHGNAKIIDVTPGRIQEAVDEGAICIVAGFQGVSQDTKDITSLGRGGSDTTAVALAAALKADACEIYSDVDGVFTADPRIVPTARRIPKVSYEEMLEMAACGTKILHLRCVEYARRYNIPLHVRSSFSQKPGTWVVSEVEESEGMEQPIISGVSHDRSEAKITVVGVPDKVGEAATIFKALADAEINIDMIVQNVSAVSTSRTDISFTAPKESGKTAISSLKRVQEKVGFESLRYDDKIGKVSLIGAGMRSYPGVTARFFDSVAGSGTNIEMISTSEIRISVIVEEDQIDAAVQAAHSEFQLDSDQVEAVVYGGTGR; encoded by the coding sequence GTGGCCCTAATCGTGCAGAAGTACGGTGGGTCTTCCGTGGCAGACGCGGAAGCCATCAAGCGAGTAGCCCAGAGGATCGTCGCTCAGAAAAAGGCGGGATATGACGTCGTCGTCGTGGTCTCTGCCATGGGCGATACCACCGACGAACTGTTGGACCTGGCCGAACAGGTCTCCCCGATGCCGCCCGCCCGTGAGCTCGACATGCTCGTCACCGCCGGTGAGCGCATGTCCATGGCGCTCGTCGCGATGGCCATCGAGAACCTCGGTTACGAGGCACGCTCCTTCACCGGCTCCCAGGCCGGTGTGATCACCACGTCGTTGCACGGCAACGCCAAGATCATCGACGTGACTCCGGGGCGCATCCAGGAAGCCGTGGACGAGGGTGCGATCTGCATCGTCGCCGGCTTCCAGGGTGTGTCCCAGGACACCAAGGACATCACCTCCCTGGGCCGCGGCGGCTCGGACACCACGGCCGTGGCGCTCGCCGCCGCCCTGAAGGCCGACGCCTGCGAGATCTACAGCGACGTCGACGGTGTCTTCACCGCCGACCCGCGCATCGTGCCGACCGCGCGCCGGATCCCCAAGGTCTCCTACGAGGAGATGCTGGAGATGGCCGCCTGCGGGACCAAGATCCTGCACCTGCGCTGTGTCGAGTACGCGCGGCGCTACAACATCCCGCTGCACGTCCGCTCGTCGTTCAGCCAGAAGCCCGGTACCTGGGTCGTTTCGGAAGTCGAGGAAAGCGAAGGCATGGAACAGCCGATCATCTCCGGAGTCTCCCACGACCGGAGCGAAGCCAAGATCACCGTCGTCGGTGTGCCCGACAAGGTCGGTGAGGCCGCGACGATCTTCAAGGCCCTCGCGGACGCCGAGATCAACATCGACATGATCGTGCAGAACGTGTCGGCGGTCTCCACCTCGCGCACCGACATCTCCTTCACCGCGCCCAAGGAGTCCGGCAAGACCGCCATCTCCTCCCTGAAGAGGGTCCAGGAGAAGGTCGGCTTCGAGTCCCTGCGCTACGACGACAAGATCGGCAAGGTCTCGCTGATCGGCGCCGGAATGCGCTCCTACCCGGGCGTGACCGCCCGCTTCTTCGACTCGGTCGCCGGTTCCGGCACCAACATCGAGATGATCTCCACCTCGGAGATCCGCATCTCGGTCATCGTCGAGGAGGACCAGATCGACGCGGCCGTGCAGGCCGCCCACAGCGAGTTCCAGCTCGACTCCGACCAGGTCGAGGCTGTCGTCTACGGAGGTACCGGCCGATGA
- a CDS encoding aspartate-semialdehyde dehydrogenase, whose protein sequence is MSNRLPTLAVVGATGAVGTVMLGILSERENVWGEIRLVASARSAGKVLRVRGEDVVVQALTPEVFDGVDVAMFDVPDEISKEWAPIAAARGAVAVDNSGAFRMDADVPLVVPEVNADQVRNRPRGIISNPNCTTLSMIVAIGALHRTYGVKELVVSSYQAASGAGQEGIDVLRDQMAKVGADRSLAEKAGDVREAVDELGPFPAPLAYNVVPWAGSLKDDGWSSEELKVRNESRKILGLPDLRVNATCVRVPVITTHSLVVHATFDSEVAADDARKLLGEADGVQVLDDPAKAEFPTPADVVGTDPTWVGRIRQSMDDPKSLDLFLCGDNLRKGAALNTAQIAEVVAQEF, encoded by the coding sequence ATGAGCAACCGACTTCCCACCCTGGCCGTCGTCGGCGCGACCGGCGCCGTCGGCACCGTCATGCTGGGCATCCTCAGCGAGCGCGAGAACGTCTGGGGCGAGATCCGCCTGGTGGCCTCCGCGCGCAGCGCGGGCAAGGTCCTGCGGGTCCGCGGCGAGGACGTCGTCGTCCAGGCCCTGACGCCCGAGGTCTTCGACGGCGTCGACGTGGCCATGTTCGACGTGCCGGACGAGATCTCCAAGGAGTGGGCGCCGATCGCCGCCGCCCGCGGCGCGGTCGCCGTCGACAACTCCGGCGCGTTCCGCATGGACGCCGACGTTCCGCTCGTGGTGCCCGAGGTCAACGCGGACCAGGTCCGCAACCGGCCGCGCGGCATCATCAGCAACCCCAACTGCACCACGCTGTCGATGATCGTGGCGATCGGTGCCCTGCACCGGACCTACGGCGTCAAGGAGCTCGTGGTCTCCTCCTACCAGGCCGCCTCCGGCGCCGGCCAGGAGGGCATCGACGTCCTGCGCGACCAGATGGCCAAGGTCGGCGCCGACCGGAGCCTGGCCGAGAAGGCGGGCGACGTGCGCGAGGCCGTCGACGAGCTCGGCCCGTTCCCGGCGCCGCTGGCCTACAACGTCGTGCCGTGGGCGGGTTCGCTCAAGGACGACGGCTGGTCCTCGGAGGAGCTCAAGGTCCGCAACGAGTCCCGCAAGATCCTGGGCCTGCCGGACCTGCGCGTCAACGCGACCTGTGTCCGCGTGCCGGTGATCACCACGCACTCGCTGGTCGTGCACGCGACCTTCGACAGCGAGGTCGCCGCCGACGACGCCCGCAAGCTGCTGGGCGAGGCCGACGGTGTCCAGGTCCTGGACGACCCGGCCAAGGCGGAGTTCCCGACCCCGGCCGACGTGGTCGGCACCGACCCCACCTGGGTCGGCCGTATCCGGCAGTCGATGGACGACCCGAAGTCGCTGGACCTGTTCCTGTGCGGGGACAACCTGCGCAAGGGCGCCGCGCTCAACACCGCGCAGATCGCCGAGGTCGTCGCCCAGGAGTTCTAG
- a CDS encoding GntR family transcriptional regulator, with the protein MSRQPRYLWLAEQLREPILRGEMPPGTRLPSRTRLARRYQVSEQISRTALRLLVTEGLVEARPGSGYFVRPAPELYRLCRTDSSSGSGLGDLSREVIGTEQERSPAPLSVRLRIREGDPVYRTTSRGLSARLPITLHLSWEPAALTAGTLRTPFDAAPDLGLLERMGAAGHPVDRVVEEVGVRSLRDSEAALLGAAPGLPVLVVERTHYCGSRPVETSDLIGMTEQCRLLYKLTLARPRHP; encoded by the coding sequence GTGAGTCGGCAACCCCGCTACCTCTGGTTGGCCGAACAGCTCCGCGAACCGATCCTGCGCGGTGAGATGCCTCCCGGGACACGACTGCCCTCCCGTACCAGGCTGGCCCGGCGCTACCAGGTCAGCGAACAGATCTCCCGCACGGCGCTGCGGCTGCTGGTCACCGAGGGTCTGGTCGAGGCCCGCCCCGGATCCGGGTACTTCGTGCGCCCGGCGCCCGAGCTGTACCGGCTCTGCCGCACCGACTCCTCCTCCGGATCCGGCCTGGGCGACCTCAGCCGCGAGGTGATCGGCACCGAGCAGGAGCGCAGCCCCGCCCCGCTCAGCGTGCGGCTCCGGATCCGTGAGGGCGACCCGGTCTACCGCACCACCTCACGCGGGCTGTCGGCCCGGCTGCCCATCACCCTGCACCTGTCCTGGGAACCCGCCGCCCTCACCGCGGGCACCCTGCGCACCCCGTTCGACGCCGCCCCCGACCTCGGTCTGCTGGAACGTATGGGCGCCGCGGGCCACCCCGTGGACCGGGTGGTGGAGGAGGTCGGTGTGCGCTCGCTGCGCGACTCCGAGGCGGCCCTGCTCGGCGCCGCCCCCGGCCTTCCCGTCCTGGTGGTGGAGCGCACGCACTACTGCGGGAGCAGGCCCGTGGAGACCTCCGACCTCATCGGCATGACCGAGCAGTGCCGGCTCCTGTACAAGCTCACCCTGGCCCGCCCCCGGCACCCCTGA
- a CDS encoding dihydrolipoamide acetyltransferase family protein yields the protein MSEIQMPRLSDTMEEGVISTWVKKVGDKVAAGDVLVEIETDKAVMEYEAYEDGFLVKQSVNEGDTVPIGAVIGVIADSPDAEVADSAPAAPAEPAAEQEAPAEEPAPAAASEPAPAAEESGESGESGDGEGPRPRTSPLARRLAKEYGLDITKIQGSGPKGRIVRADIEAAAKNGDAAQAAEPSAPAASTASAPAPQAPAFDDGRASEELKVSNVRKVIARRLTESKQQVPHFYLRRTIDAEALKAFRAQINEQLASTGAKISFNDLIVKACATTLKLHPAVNTSWVDDKLLQHHRVNVGVAVAVDAGLVVPVLHDTDKATLSEISTRTRELAGKARDGKLKPQEMSGGTFSVSNLGMFGVDSFSAVINPPEAAILAVGAMRQEAVVVDGEVAVRNRISLELSVDHRAVDGAVGAAFLKDLAEVLEEPMRIIL from the coding sequence ATGAGCGAAATCCAGATGCCGCGCCTCTCCGACACCATGGAGGAAGGCGTCATCAGCACGTGGGTCAAGAAGGTGGGCGACAAGGTCGCCGCCGGTGACGTCCTGGTCGAGATCGAGACCGACAAGGCCGTCATGGAGTACGAGGCCTACGAGGACGGCTTCCTGGTCAAGCAGTCCGTCAACGAGGGTGACACGGTGCCGATCGGCGCGGTCATCGGTGTGATCGCCGACTCCCCTGACGCCGAGGTGGCGGACTCGGCTCCCGCCGCTCCCGCCGAGCCCGCCGCCGAGCAGGAGGCCCCGGCCGAGGAGCCGGCGCCCGCCGCTGCCTCCGAGCCCGCTCCGGCGGCCGAGGAGTCCGGCGAGTCCGGCGAGTCCGGCGACGGCGAGGGGCCGCGTCCGCGCACCTCCCCGCTGGCCCGCCGCCTGGCCAAGGAGTACGGCCTGGACATCACCAAGATCCAGGGCTCGGGCCCCAAGGGCCGGATCGTGCGCGCCGACATCGAGGCGGCGGCCAAGAACGGCGACGCGGCCCAGGCTGCGGAGCCCAGTGCCCCCGCCGCGTCGACCGCGTCCGCTCCCGCCCCGCAGGCTCCGGCCTTCGACGACGGTCGCGCGTCCGAGGAGCTCAAGGTCAGCAACGTGCGCAAGGTCATCGCGCGCCGCCTGACCGAGAGCAAGCAGCAGGTGCCGCACTTCTATCTGCGACGCACGATCGACGCCGAGGCCCTCAAGGCCTTCCGCGCCCAGATCAACGAGCAGCTGGCGAGCACGGGCGCCAAGATCAGCTTCAACGACCTGATCGTCAAGGCCTGCGCCACCACGCTGAAGCTGCACCCGGCCGTCAACACCTCGTGGGTGGACGACAAGCTGCTCCAGCACCACCGGGTCAACGTCGGTGTGGCCGTGGCCGTCGACGCGGGCCTGGTCGTGCCGGTCCTGCACGACACCGACAAGGCGACGCTGTCGGAGATCTCCACGCGCACCCGCGAGCTAGCGGGCAAGGCCCGTGACGGCAAGCTGAAGCCGCAGGAGATGAGCGGCGGCACGTTCAGCGTGTCCAACCTGGGCATGTTCGGCGTGGACAGCTTCTCCGCGGTCATCAACCCGCCGGAGGCGGCGATCCTCGCGGTCGGCGCGATGCGCCAGGAGGCCGTGGTCGTGGACGGCGAGGTCGCCGTGCGCAACCGCATCTCCCTGGAGCTGTCGGTGGACCACCGCGCGGTGGACGGCGCCGTCGGGGCCGCCTTCCTGAAGGATCTGGCCGAGGTCCTCGAGGAGCCCATGCGGATCATCCTGTAG
- a CDS encoding alpha-ketoacid dehydrogenase subunit beta, protein MSVITYRQALRDTLRAEMVRDENVLVMGEEIGVFEGSYKITEGLLKEFGPRRVKDTPIAEEGFVGAAIGAAMLGLRPVVELMTINFSLIAIDQIINHAAKIYGMFGGQTSVPMVIRTPGGGGQQLGATHSQNIELFYSFIPGLKVMAPSTPAEASSMLRAAIRDDDPVLFLENLGLYNSKGEVPEDYAEPSNDNVATIGRAGVTREGSDITLIGYSRMAMVATQVAEKLAEEDISVEVVDLRSLRPLDRQTFVDSVKKTGAAVICEDDWLTYGIGAEIAASIQEGAFDYLDAPVRRVAMAEVPMPYAKPLESAALPSVESISTAIKETLSAVGKRVG, encoded by the coding sequence ATGTCTGTGATCACATACCGCCAGGCTCTGCGGGACACGCTGCGCGCCGAAATGGTCCGCGATGAGAACGTCCTCGTCATGGGCGAGGAGATCGGTGTCTTCGAGGGCTCCTACAAGATCACCGAGGGCCTGCTCAAGGAGTTCGGCCCCCGGCGCGTCAAGGACACCCCCATCGCCGAGGAGGGGTTCGTCGGCGCCGCCATCGGCGCGGCCATGCTGGGCCTGCGCCCGGTCGTCGAGCTGATGACGATCAACTTCTCGCTGATCGCCATCGACCAGATCATCAACCACGCCGCCAAGATCTACGGGATGTTCGGCGGCCAGACCAGCGTCCCCATGGTCATCCGCACGCCCGGTGGCGGCGGCCAGCAGCTCGGTGCCACGCACTCGCAGAACATCGAGCTGTTCTACTCCTTCATCCCCGGCCTCAAGGTCATGGCGCCGAGTACGCCCGCCGAGGCCTCCTCGATGCTGCGCGCGGCCATCCGCGACGACGACCCGGTCCTGTTCCTGGAGAACCTGGGCCTGTACAACTCCAAGGGCGAGGTGCCCGAGGACTACGCCGAGCCCTCCAACGACAACGTGGCCACGATCGGCCGCGCCGGTGTCACCCGCGAGGGCAGCGACATCACGCTCATCGGCTACTCCCGGATGGCCATGGTCGCCACCCAGGTCGCCGAGAAGCTCGCCGAGGAGGACATCAGCGTCGAGGTCGTCGACCTGCGCAGCCTCCGCCCCCTCGACCGCCAGACGTTCGTGGACTCGGTCAAGAAGACCGGCGCCGCGGTGATCTGCGAGGACGACTGGCTGACCTACGGGATCGGCGCGGAGATCGCCGCCTCGATCCAGGAGGGGGCCTTCGACTACCTGGACGCCCCGGTCCGCCGTGTGGCCATGGCCGAGGTGCCGATGCCCTACGCCAAGCCGCTGGAGTCGGCGGCCCTGCCGTCGGTCGAGTCGATCAGCACCGCCATCAAGGAGACCCTGAGCGCCGTCGGCAAACGGGTCGGGTAG
- the pdhA gene encoding pyruvate dehydrogenase (acetyl-transferring) E1 component subunit alpha, with the protein MADTAKPKGGTARASTSRRRGRKDTSPGLGDEKPEVLLDYYRQMVFVRQFEQRTGQAYTQARIGGYCHLNLGEEATVIGLMTALQERDYLFTNYRDHGYAIGKGMDPKRVMAELYGRSDGVSKGWGGSMHMYDTETRMLGGYGIVGGQLPLATGAALAVSYRGGDEVVMCQMGDGTTNIGAWHESLNIAKLWNLPIVFVVINNFTGMGTTVEMSSAEPDLYKRGAAFRIEGERVDGRDVLAVRDTASRLIERARAEQTPFLLEAWSYRQKGHSVVDPAKYRTEEQREEAKSEENDPIVLFGEKLAKAGVLTDELRDEINASVKAEVAEAADFAENSPHPDVSTLFDYTYATPVPNESRRMPADPVFAE; encoded by the coding sequence ATGGCTGACACGGCCAAGCCGAAGGGCGGCACCGCCCGGGCCTCAACGTCCCGGCGGCGCGGCCGCAAGGACACCTCCCCCGGCCTCGGCGACGAGAAGCCGGAGGTCCTGCTCGACTACTACCGCCAGATGGTGTTCGTCCGGCAGTTCGAGCAGCGCACCGGTCAGGCCTACACGCAGGCCCGGATCGGTGGCTACTGTCACCTCAACCTCGGCGAGGAGGCGACGGTCATCGGCCTGATGACCGCCCTCCAGGAGCGGGACTACCTGTTCACGAACTACCGTGACCACGGGTACGCGATCGGCAAGGGCATGGACCCCAAGCGGGTCATGGCCGAGCTCTACGGACGCTCCGACGGCGTGTCCAAGGGCTGGGGCGGCTCCATGCACATGTACGACACCGAGACCAGGATGCTCGGCGGCTACGGCATCGTCGGCGGGCAGCTCCCGCTGGCCACCGGTGCCGCGCTGGCCGTCTCCTACCGGGGCGGCGACGAGGTCGTCATGTGCCAGATGGGCGACGGCACCACCAACATCGGCGCCTGGCACGAGTCGCTGAACATCGCCAAGCTGTGGAACCTGCCCATCGTGTTCGTGGTGATCAACAACTTCACCGGCATGGGCACCACCGTCGAGATGTCCTCCGCCGAGCCCGATCTGTACAAGCGCGGCGCCGCCTTCCGCATCGAGGGCGAGCGCGTGGACGGCCGCGACGTGCTGGCGGTCCGCGACACCGCGAGCCGCCTCATCGAGCGCGCCCGCGCCGAGCAGACCCCGTTCCTGCTGGAGGCCTGGAGCTACCGTCAGAAGGGCCACTCGGTCGTCGACCCGGCCAAGTACCGCACCGAGGAGCAGCGTGAGGAGGCCAAGTCCGAGGAGAACGACCCGATCGTGCTCTTCGGCGAGAAGCTCGCCAAGGCGGGCGTGCTCACCGACGAGCTGCGTGACGAGATCAACGCGTCGGTCAAGGCCGAGGTCGCCGAGGCCGCCGACTTCGCGGAGAACAGCCCGCACCCGGACGTGTCCACGCTCTTCGACTACACGTACGCCACCCCGGTGCCCAACGAGTCGCGGCGCATGCCCGCCGACCCGGTGTTCGCAGAGTAG
- a CDS encoding GntR family transcriptional regulator translates to MVDLPRLPDDPSKLAREPLREQIRQVLVEGLLSGRWKPGERIVERRIATELKVSQAPVREALRELETLRLIETVPNKGARVRAFGVQDMAEIYPVRAGLELVAAQLAAPRLAKDASRLEHEVEALKRATAQGDVSEQIRHSVEFHREVVRAADNSVLLHTWESLGVEVWTALSVRWLNMELHAKAADHDQITQAFREGDPSVGRMLSDHVLNYVEAALKSHGGAG, encoded by the coding sequence ATGGTCGACCTGCCCCGGTTGCCGGATGATCCCTCGAAGCTGGCCCGTGAGCCGCTCCGGGAACAGATCCGGCAGGTCCTGGTCGAGGGTCTGCTGTCCGGCCGCTGGAAGCCCGGTGAGCGGATCGTCGAGCGCCGCATCGCCACGGAGCTGAAGGTGAGCCAGGCGCCGGTCCGCGAGGCCCTGCGCGAGCTGGAGACCCTGCGCCTGATCGAGACCGTACCCAACAAGGGCGCCCGCGTGCGTGCTTTCGGGGTGCAGGACATGGCGGAGATCTACCCCGTCCGCGCCGGCCTGGAGCTCGTGGCCGCCCAACTGGCCGCGCCCCGGCTGGCCAAGGACGCGAGCAGGCTCGAACACGAGGTCGAGGCGCTCAAACGGGCGACCGCGCAGGGCGACGTCTCCGAGCAGATCCGGCACAGCGTGGAGTTCCACCGCGAGGTCGTGCGCGCCGCCGACAACAGCGTGCTGCTGCACACGTGGGAGTCGCTGGGCGTGGAGGTGTGGACGGCGCTGTCCGTGCGCTGGCTGAACATGGAGCTGCACGCCAAGGCCGCCGACCACGACCAGATCACGCAGGCCTTCCGCGAGGGCGATCCCAGCGTGGGCCGCATGCTCAGCGACCACGTCCTCAACTACGTGGAGGCGGCGCTGAAGTCGCACGGCGGCGCGGGCTGA
- a CDS encoding phosphatase PAP2 family protein, which yields MAGPYSGPIPVVRVKDDAPGPPVVRAVKWPSVSEIAWGLASDRIAIMLAVALIVMTMLAAGPLHPVDNFLNELPRPFYDLLREPLIFWPDTVASRMVALPVLGVTAVQLAYWHRSWRPIVLSAVGVFGMMSFVSVIKLASSRGHAKNFDPDFFAGPGNVAFPSGHGANAILIYGLVLFLIIRFGAARPHVIRGLAFCIVGIALLQSTVSIYLHFHWFTDLMAGMIAGGFALRMTIRLDRMFPHGRTVEWWPWYGEQGRAEAGR from the coding sequence ATGGCGGGACCCTACAGCGGTCCGATCCCGGTCGTTCGCGTGAAGGACGACGCGCCGGGTCCGCCCGTCGTGCGCGCGGTCAAGTGGCCGAGTGTGAGCGAGATCGCATGGGGCCTGGCCTCGGACCGGATCGCGATCATGCTGGCCGTGGCCCTCATCGTGATGACGATGCTCGCGGCCGGACCGCTCCACCCCGTCGACAACTTCCTCAACGAGCTGCCCCGGCCCTTCTACGACCTCCTGCGCGAACCGCTCATCTTCTGGCCGGACACCGTGGCCTCCCGTATGGTCGCGCTGCCGGTCCTGGGGGTCACCGCGGTCCAACTGGCGTACTGGCACCGCAGTTGGCGGCCGATCGTCCTGAGCGCGGTCGGGGTGTTCGGCATGATGTCGTTCGTCTCGGTCATCAAGCTCGCCTCCAGCCGGGGGCACGCCAAGAACTTCGACCCGGACTTCTTCGCCGGACCGGGCAACGTCGCCTTCCCGTCCGGCCACGGGGCCAACGCCATCCTCATCTACGGCCTGGTGCTGTTCCTGATCATCAGGTTCGGCGCGGCCCGGCCGCACGTGATTCGCGGGCTGGCCTTCTGCATCGTCGGCATCGCGCTGCTGCAGTCGACGGTCTCGATCTACCTGCACTTCCACTGGTTCACCGACCTGATGGCCGGGATGATCGCCGGCGGGTTCGCGCTGCGGATGACCATCAGGCTGGACCGGATGTTCCCGCACGGGCGCACCGTCGAGTGGTGGCCCTGGTACGGGGAGCAGGGCAGGGCCGAGGCCGGGCGCTGA
- a CDS encoding FAD-dependent monooxygenase → MRTAVVIGAGIGGLAAARALVRRGWRVQVLERARALESVGAGLAVAPNALRALDVLGLGDAVRARGAIGAAGIRTWRGRWLLPTDADAMRERFGDTIVVLPRAELMDLLGGGPVAGLVHTSTEAVLTDPGGPDRPARVTADGREWTADLVVAADGVRSRTRESLWLQRPPKNPGPVYSGTTAWRLLAPRVTVEEASESWGPEGLVGVMPLAAGGTYFYAMARVPAGTPSRPGDHHEHAELVRRFGHWHDPIPDVLADADPGAVLRNDVWHSRPVTRRRPSRALRARTGFHPQQTPPAQHSRPVARHRPPRALRARTGFHPQRTPPAQHSPDAPPAYHRGRVAVLGDAAHAMTPNLGQGACMALEDAVTLAHAVGEGSADTDLPEALAAYTAARLPRADAVVRRSAAVGRMSTLRNPVARVLRDAGVGLVGRVAPSLFYGPVEATFDWCPPTG, encoded by the coding sequence ATGCGAACCGCAGTGGTCATCGGAGCCGGTATCGGCGGGCTGGCCGCGGCCCGCGCCCTCGTCCGGCGTGGCTGGCGGGTCCAGGTCCTCGAACGGGCCCGGGCCCTGGAGAGCGTCGGCGCCGGCCTGGCCGTGGCCCCCAACGCCCTGCGCGCCCTGGACGTCCTCGGCCTCGGCGACGCGGTCCGCGCGCGGGGAGCCATCGGCGCGGCGGGGATCCGCACCTGGCGCGGGCGGTGGCTCCTGCCCACCGACGCGGACGCCATGCGGGAGCGGTTCGGGGACACCATCGTCGTGCTGCCCCGGGCCGAACTGATGGACCTGCTCGGCGGAGGCCCGGTGGCCGGACTCGTCCACACCTCCACCGAGGCCGTGCTCACCGATCCCGGCGGCCCCGACCGTCCGGCCCGTGTCACCGCCGACGGCCGCGAGTGGACCGCCGACCTGGTGGTGGCCGCCGACGGCGTCCGGTCGCGGACCCGCGAGAGCCTCTGGCTCCAGCGCCCACCGAAGAACCCCGGGCCCGTCTACTCCGGGACCACGGCCTGGCGTCTGCTCGCCCCGCGCGTCACCGTGGAGGAGGCCTCGGAATCATGGGGTCCGGAGGGGCTGGTGGGGGTCATGCCGCTCGCCGCGGGCGGCACGTACTTCTACGCCATGGCCCGGGTGCCCGCCGGAACGCCCTCCCGACCCGGCGACCACCACGAGCACGCCGAACTCGTCCGGCGCTTCGGCCACTGGCACGACCCGATCCCCGACGTCCTGGCCGACGCCGACCCCGGCGCCGTCCTGCGCAACGACGTCTGGCACTCCCGACCCGTCACCCGCCGTCGCCCGTCAAGGGCGCTTCGCGCCAGGACGGGCTTCCACCCTCAACAGACGCCTCCGGCGCAGCACTCCCGACCCGTCGCCCGCCATCGCCCGCCAAGGGCGCTTCGCGCCAGGACGGGCTTCCACCCTCAACGGACGCCTCCGGCGCAGCACTCCCCCGATGCCCCGCCCGCCTACCACCGCGGCCGGGTCGCCGTACTGGGCGACGCCGCGCACGCCATGACCCCGAACCTCGGCCAGGGCGCGTGCATGGCGCTCGAGGACGCCGTCACCCTCGCCCACGCGGTCGGGGAGGGGTCGGCGGACACGGACCTGCCCGAGGCCCTGGCGGCGTACACGGCGGCGCGTCTGCCGCGCGCCGACGCCGTCGTACGGCGCTCGGCCGCGGTCGGCCGGATGAGCACCCTGCGCAATCCGGTGGCCCGCGTGCTGCGCGACGCCGGCGTCGGCCTGGTCGGCCGGGTGGCGCCGTCGCTCTTCTACGGCCCGGTGGAGGCGACCTTCGACTGGTGCCCGCCCACCGGCTGA
- a CDS encoding TetR/AcrR family transcriptional regulator translates to MPQAGTRAELIAATALELIAERGLRGLTHRAVDEAAGLPPGSTSYHARTRARLVEAALTWLVEQEESEPSMRTLREAGTGLDRATAADRGADFLHTAYTRDRARSLARFELALEAGRSPELREVYDRLGLRFRRMAMGLMAALGSAEPERHAGVLVHWSEGVLFDALAGAGAASPPSPEDLRSTILTLLDGMLGEEPHR, encoded by the coding sequence ATGCCGCAGGCGGGCACGCGGGCGGAGTTGATCGCCGCGACGGCGCTGGAGTTGATCGCCGAACGAGGACTGCGTGGGCTCACCCACCGGGCGGTCGACGAGGCGGCGGGGCTGCCGCCCGGGTCGACCTCGTACCACGCGCGCACCCGTGCCCGGCTGGTCGAGGCCGCGCTGACCTGGTTGGTGGAGCAGGAGGAGTCCGAGCCCTCGATGCGGACACTGCGCGAGGCGGGAACCGGGCTCGACCGGGCGACGGCGGCGGACCGGGGGGCGGACTTCCTCCACACGGCGTACACGCGCGACCGGGCGCGCTCGCTGGCCCGGTTCGAGCTGGCGTTGGAGGCCGGGCGCAGCCCCGAGCTCCGGGAGGTCTACGACCGGTTGGGGCTCAGGTTCCGCCGGATGGCCATGGGGCTGATGGCGGCTTTGGGATCGGCGGAGCCGGAGCGCCACGCGGGGGTCCTCGTCCACTGGAGCGAGGGCGTCCTCTTCGACGCGCTGGCGGGTGCGGGGGCCGCGTCGCCGCCCTCGCCGGAGGACCTGCGCTCCACCATCCTGACGCTGCTGGACGGGATGCTGGGGGAGGAACCGCACCGCTGA